In the genome of Francisella salimarina, one region contains:
- a CDS encoding metal ABC transporter solute-binding protein, Zn/Mn family translates to MKKLVIAVAVAIVIITFVAVNFLTKDSTKPQTTKGSHDITVVAAENQYGSIAQLIGGSNVKVTNIINNADGDPHTFISSVKNAKLLASADVIIYNGADYDSWITPIIQSNKHAKIIKVQDLINYPETPKFGINPHLWYDPDTFPALAKKLKETFSEEDSIDSNLFEKNLVNFNHKYQQVYNLVGQIKKSSAGTPVTATEPLFGYMSDALNLDMKGLAFQWVIMNESEPSPTMMVDYQNLFLNKEVKVLFYNKQVTDNVTNKMLELAEENDIPVVGITETMPTNEDAITWMVKTLQKTAEALDKANQ, encoded by the coding sequence ATGAAAAAATTAGTAATTGCTGTGGCTGTAGCGATAGTCATTATAACTTTTGTAGCAGTCAACTTTCTAACAAAAGATTCCACCAAACCCCAAACTACTAAAGGATCTCACGATATAACTGTCGTTGCAGCTGAAAACCAGTATGGAAGTATAGCTCAGCTTATAGGTGGTAGTAATGTCAAAGTTACTAATATCATAAATAATGCTGATGGCGATCCGCATACTTTTATATCATCAGTTAAGAACGCTAAACTCTTAGCATCAGCTGATGTAATTATTTACAACGGTGCTGATTACGACTCTTGGATTACACCTATTATTCAAAGCAATAAACATGCTAAAATTATTAAGGTACAAGATCTCATAAACTATCCAGAGACTCCAAAATTTGGTATTAATCCACACCTTTGGTATGATCCCGATACATTCCCTGCTCTAGCAAAAAAACTAAAGGAAACATTCTCTGAAGAAGATAGTATTGATAGTAACTTATTTGAAAAAAACCTAGTTAATTTTAATCATAAATACCAGCAAGTATATAACCTAGTTGGTCAAATTAAGAAGTCTAGTGCGGGCACACCTGTAACAGCCACAGAGCCTCTGTTTGGCTATATGTCAGATGCTTTAAACTTAGATATGAAGGGTTTGGCATTCCAGTGGGTAATAATGAATGAATCTGAACCGAGTCCTACTATGATGGTTGATTATCAAAACTTATTCTTAAATAAAGAAGTTAAAGTTCTTTTCTATAATAAGCAAGTTACTGATAATGTCACTAATAAAATGTTAGAACTAGCAGAAGAAAACGATATACCAGTAGTTGGTATTACAGAAACAATGCCTACAAATGAAGATGCTATTACATGGATGGTAAAAACACTGCAAAAAACTGCTGAAGCTCTAGATAAAGCAAACCAATAA
- a CDS encoding metal ABC transporter permease, with translation MHLFILKTDNAITAMNYHVYRRISVFNYTFMIYAFIAGTIIALICGIISFFVIIRRLSFASHALGHISLTGASGAVLLNLSAMTGQLTINLIAGLLMGAFGDKIKKNDIAIGIVLTFFLGLGTYFLFLYQSGYSGSVMSILVGNILTVTLEQIYILLALAIFTIALLAAIARPLFISSIDPVFAESKRISNKFLSILLFICIAITVSMACQIVGILLVFSLLIGPAAIATQWIDGFYKPIALSTVISILTVWSGIIAAYYIDVPISFFITTIICILYLISIIKNKFY, from the coding sequence ATGCATTTATTCATTTTAAAGACGGACAATGCCATTACTGCAATGAATTACCATGTCTACAGGAGGATATCTGTGTTTAACTATACTTTTATGATTTATGCTTTTATAGCAGGTACTATAATTGCTCTTATTTGCGGGATTATTAGTTTTTTTGTAATTATTAGAAGATTATCATTTGCATCTCATGCACTAGGGCATATTAGCCTTACAGGAGCATCCGGAGCTGTTCTTCTAAATTTATCTGCCATGACTGGACAGCTAACTATAAATCTAATTGCAGGTCTTCTCATGGGCGCTTTTGGCGACAAAATTAAAAAGAACGATATTGCAATAGGTATAGTTTTAACTTTCTTTTTGGGGCTTGGTACATATTTCCTATTTTTATATCAAAGTGGCTACTCAGGTTCTGTAATGTCTATACTTGTCGGTAATATTCTGACTGTAACTTTAGAGCAGATTTATATATTGCTTGCCTTAGCTATATTCACCATAGCTCTTCTAGCTGCGATTGCTAGACCGTTATTCATATCATCTATTGACCCCGTATTTGCAGAATCAAAAAGAATCTCAAATAAATTTTTGTCTATATTATTATTTATATGCATAGCAATCACTGTATCTATGGCTTGCCAGATTGTTGGTATATTGTTAGTATTCTCACTACTCATAGGTCCTGCTGCGATTGCTACTCAATGGATTGATGGATTTTATAAACCTATAGCTCTCAGTACAGTGATATCCATCTTGACCGTTTGGTCTGGAATTATTGCCGCTTACTATATCGATGTTCCTATTAGTTTTTTCATTACTACTATTATCTGTATTTTGTATCTGATAAGTATCATAAAAAACAAATTCTATTAA
- the pnuC gene encoding nicotinamide riboside transporter PnuC, translated as MIFETLDYSALIINVLYTIYLARLKVWSWSLGIVGAILLLFLFAMKGTYSLVLLQFVYVVFFSYGWYKWYTQGIDGEHKTVKWMKRADYFRYIVYLVILCIFSIVFNYITSSADIFSTGILTGITFTAIIMTIEKFMENWIVWIVSDLYFVVVMYQQELYGQVLQNFIFFITAVYGFYYWYKNTKTTEVR; from the coding sequence ATGATATTTGAGACTCTTGATTATTCAGCATTGATTATAAATGTATTGTATACAATATACTTAGCAAGACTTAAAGTATGGTCTTGGTCATTGGGTATAGTAGGTGCGATACTTTTATTATTTTTGTTTGCGATGAAGGGGACATACTCACTGGTACTGTTGCAGTTCGTTTATGTGGTATTCTTCAGCTATGGTTGGTATAAGTGGTATACACAAGGTATAGATGGTGAGCATAAGACTGTTAAATGGATGAAGAGAGCTGACTATTTTCGTTATATTGTGTATCTAGTAATATTATGTATTTTTAGTATTGTATTTAACTATATCACTAGTTCAGCAGATATATTTTCAACAGGTATTCTAACAGGTATTACATTTACAGCAATTATTATGACTATAGAGAAGTTTATGGAAAATTGGATTGTATGGATTGTTTCTGATTTGTATTTCGTTGTAGTCATGTATCAACAAGAATTGTATGGTCAAGTACTACAGAACTTTATATTTTTCATTACAGCTGTTTATGGCTTTTATTACTGGTATAAAAATACAAAAACTACAGAAGTTAGATAA
- the wrbA gene encoding NAD(P)H:quinone oxidoreductase → MKNILILYYSQGGSTKKMAHIIALGVEVTGATAIVRTVPNISAKTEQVDSKIPDSGDLYATKEDLANCDGLIVGSPAYFGNMASPLKYFLEIHSDIWFKGSLIGKPVGFFTAASGMHSGHESTLLSMMIPFIHHGCLIVGVPYSEQALEHTRTGGTPYGASHLNTFSPNKNMSDDEIKICKTLGKRVADIANKLSC, encoded by the coding sequence ATGAAAAACATACTAATACTATACTACAGCCAAGGTGGAAGTACAAAGAAAATGGCTCATATCATAGCCCTAGGTGTAGAAGTCACAGGTGCTACCGCCATAGTTCGTACGGTACCAAATATCTCAGCAAAAACTGAACAGGTTGATTCTAAAATCCCTGATAGCGGAGATCTATATGCTACAAAAGAAGATCTTGCAAACTGCGATGGTTTAATTGTTGGAAGCCCAGCTTATTTTGGCAATATGGCATCACCTTTGAAATACTTTTTAGAAATTCATAGTGATATATGGTTTAAGGGTAGTCTGATTGGCAAGCCTGTTGGTTTTTTCACAGCTGCCTCTGGGATGCATTCAGGGCATGAGAGCACTCTACTATCAATGATGATCCCTTTTATACATCATGGTTGCCTAATTGTTGGTGTACCATATAGCGAACAAGCTCTAGAGCATACACGTACAGGTGGTACACCGTATGGTGCATCTCATCTAAATACTTTTTCACCAAACAAAAATATGTCAGATGATGAGATTAAAATTTGTAAAACATTAGGTAAAAGAGTCGCGGATATTGCCAATAAACTTTCTTGTTAG
- a CDS encoding MFS transporter: MYKKKVTTLGLSIWFACAFFYALEYFVRSSTGALLDDFTKEPYNLSLAATAMFSSSFYWSYIISQIPAGILVDRFGIKRVMIASSAIFSLAMLVASIAHNESMLLAYRILAGFGGGFAILCAIKAIAIWLPNRLFPAFTGLTQFVLYIGATLSAAPLVFLASHFSISQIMALLFIISIILLLVSIFIIQVHPDYSKHNKQNEHKKDNLKDIITVFKNKQIWFNGLYCFTIYGTTVLFADLWGIKYLQLTGFSEVNAGYCTSLIFIGVAISSPIWGTVASIFDGEKKFLLITPIFGFFIVTYLLFFNTSFPIAVVLCILFGAVQAVHVLNYSALRNTVSATQIATGLAVVNMFLPLSGGVLQPTTGALITHLKQSNESLYAFQTTLIIIPILMILSFIIALFIKDSNN, from the coding sequence ATGTATAAGAAAAAAGTTACCACACTGGGATTAAGCATCTGGTTTGCATGTGCATTTTTTTATGCTCTTGAGTATTTTGTAAGATCATCGACAGGCGCTCTACTTGATGACTTCACAAAAGAACCTTATAACCTTAGCCTCGCAGCGACTGCAATGTTTAGCTCATCATTTTATTGGAGTTATATAATATCACAGATACCTGCTGGCATACTCGTAGATAGATTTGGCATCAAGAGAGTAATGATAGCAAGTTCGGCCATATTTTCTCTAGCAATGTTGGTCGCAAGTATTGCCCATAATGAGTCAATGCTTCTGGCTTATAGAATATTAGCTGGATTTGGTGGAGGCTTTGCTATATTGTGCGCTATAAAAGCAATCGCAATTTGGTTACCAAATAGATTATTTCCTGCATTTACAGGTTTAACGCAATTTGTACTATATATAGGTGCAACGCTTTCAGCTGCTCCTCTAGTATTCTTAGCTAGCCACTTCAGTATTTCACAAATCATGGCTTTACTATTTATAATTTCTATAATTTTGTTGCTTGTTAGCATATTTATAATACAGGTACATCCTGACTACTCTAAGCATAATAAACAAAATGAACATAAGAAAGATAATTTAAAGGATATTATTACTGTATTTAAAAATAAACAAATTTGGTTTAACGGCCTGTACTGCTTCACTATCTATGGAACAACTGTTCTTTTCGCAGACTTATGGGGTATAAAATATCTACAGCTAACAGGTTTTTCTGAAGTCAACGCTGGTTACTGCACTTCATTAATTTTTATTGGTGTAGCTATATCTAGCCCTATATGGGGTACTGTTGCATCAATATTTGATGGTGAGAAGAAATTCTTATTGATTACACCTATTTTTGGGTTCTTTATTGTTACATATTTACTGTTTTTTAATACAAGCTTTCCTATAGCTGTAGTTTTATGTATTCTTTTTGGTGCTGTCCAAGCTGTTCATGTTTTAAACTATTCTGCGTTGAGAAATACAGTTTCTGCAACGCAGATTGCAACGGGATTAGCAGTAGTTAATATGTTCTTACCATTAAGTGGAGGGGTTTTGCAACCAACCACTGGAGCATTAATAACTCATCTAAAACAATCAAATGAATCATTATACGCATTCCAAACAACATTAATTATTATTCCAATATTAATGATTCTTTCATTTATAATCGCTTTGTTTATCAAAGATTCAAATAACTAA
- a CDS encoding metal ABC transporter ATP-binding protein, producing MIRCSNLVIGYDKPITQPLNLEIPTNAWVGIVGKNGVGKSTFFKTLLGKIPSFSGSITINEKKVDINTISYIPQEREINFEEKTSGYTLVKYSHKPSSWGLPVFNKNFREKLDYLITLTQTQDYIHKPFKNLSGGQKKRIYLVQALINNPKVLLLDEPLSDLDPDAKQRFLSCLRAIHKQENITLLLISHDMKEISSQLDAFIHFKDGQCHYCNELPCLQEDICV from the coding sequence ATGATCAGATGTTCAAACTTAGTGATTGGCTACGATAAACCAATCACACAACCTCTTAATCTTGAAATCCCAACGAATGCTTGGGTAGGTATAGTAGGTAAAAACGGTGTTGGTAAATCAACCTTTTTTAAAACACTATTAGGCAAGATACCAAGCTTCTCGGGGTCTATAACTATTAATGAAAAGAAAGTTGATATCAATACTATAAGCTACATACCACAAGAGAGAGAAATAAACTTTGAAGAAAAAACATCGGGTTACACGCTCGTAAAATATAGCCATAAGCCTAGTTCATGGGGGCTACCTGTATTTAATAAAAATTTCAGAGAAAAACTAGACTACTTAATTACCTTGACACAAACTCAAGATTATATTCACAAGCCATTTAAAAATCTTTCTGGTGGTCAAAAAAAACGTATATATTTAGTTCAAGCACTTATAAACAACCCCAAAGTATTACTATTAGATGAGCCTTTATCTGATCTTGACCCAGATGCAAAGCAAAGATTCCTAAGTTGTTTGAGAGCAATTCATAAACAAGAAAATATCACACTACTACTAATCTCTCATGACATGAAAGAGATTAGCTCTCAGCTAGATGCATTTATTCATTTTAAAGACGGACAATGCCATTACTGCAATGAATTACCATGTCTACAGGAGGATATCTGTGTTTAA
- a CDS encoding YhjD/YihY/BrkB family envelope integrity protein, whose amino-acid sequence MFDIKLYKKYLSIFKNYWIWVFKEYLRKDCPTVAAAITLTSLFAIVPAFFIIINILNAFNAFSSLSENLQNFLFQNMLPETAATVQQYITSISDKMTSLPITSVIVLLVVIFLMIKRLEITLNKVFYVNKQRPLVQSLLVYWALMTMGPILIGFVFISSTYLISMAWFVKDIGIEQYLLNGLSLIFLIAGFFVFYKILPNTRISSKTALIVAFFVAIVFSIAKKIFALYMFYVPTYSVIYGSLSLIPIFILWVYVAWQITLLGAVMIKAIQYMEVTLDFKKEVKRDDLSISVCMLKELHVAQRELRNGISIDQMYQKMAVADYDKVKKILYDLETAGVIRITAQDICYLNCDVFSTDLYEIYLACNPTINFKTSSIRKINVIKSDLYKDLDIKLYECF is encoded by the coding sequence ATGTTTGATATCAAGTTATACAAAAAATATTTGTCAATATTTAAAAACTATTGGATCTGGGTCTTCAAAGAATATCTTCGTAAAGACTGTCCAACAGTAGCTGCAGCTATAACCCTTACAAGCTTGTTTGCTATCGTACCAGCTTTCTTCATTATAATAAATATTTTGAATGCTTTTAATGCATTTAGCTCTCTTTCTGAGAATTTGCAGAATTTTCTTTTCCAAAATATGCTTCCTGAGACTGCAGCGACAGTTCAGCAGTACATCACAAGTATTTCTGATAAGATGACCTCTTTGCCAATTACATCCGTTATAGTTTTATTGGTTGTTATTTTTCTAATGATTAAAAGGTTGGAAATTACTTTAAATAAAGTTTTTTATGTTAATAAACAGCGACCTCTTGTTCAAAGCTTGTTAGTGTATTGGGCTTTGATGACAATGGGGCCTATACTTATTGGTTTTGTATTTATTTCTAGTACGTATCTTATTTCTATGGCTTGGTTTGTAAAAGATATTGGTATCGAGCAATATCTTTTAAACGGATTATCTTTGATTTTTTTAATAGCAGGTTTCTTTGTTTTTTATAAAATATTACCTAATACAAGGATTAGCTCAAAAACGGCGTTAATTGTAGCATTTTTTGTAGCTATAGTTTTTTCTATTGCAAAGAAGATTTTTGCACTATACATGTTTTATGTGCCTACTTACTCAGTAATTTATGGTTCATTATCTTTGATACCTATTTTTATACTTTGGGTTTATGTGGCTTGGCAGATTACACTTTTAGGTGCTGTGATGATCAAAGCTATACAGTATATGGAGGTGACATTAGATTTTAAGAAAGAAGTAAAAAGAGATGATTTAAGTATAAGTGTTTGTATGCTTAAAGAGCTACATGTGGCTCAAAGAGAATTGAGAAATGGGATTAGTATTGATCAGATGTATCAAAAGATGGCGGTTGCTGATTACGATAAAGTTAAGAAAATCTTATATGACTTAGAAACCGCCGGAGTTATTAGGATAACTGCTCAAGATATTTGTTATTTAAATTGTGATGTATTCAGTACAGACTTGTATGAGATATATTTGGCGTGTAATCCAACGATTAATTTCAAAACGAGCTCTATAAGAAAAATTAATGTAATAAAGTCTGACTTATATAAAGATCTTGATATAAAATTATACGAGTGTTTTTAG